Proteins from a single region of candidate division TA06 bacterium:
- the rpe gene encoding ribulose-phosphate 3-epimerase has translation MTLIAASLLSADFAELKNEIRSVEQGGADWLHLDVMDGHFVPNLTFGPFIVEAVKRVSRLPLDAHLMITDPLKYAPEFARAGADYITIHAEVIDDLRAAVGQIKKLKVKVGLSANPETPLDKVLPVIGEIDLFLVMSVHPGFSGQKFMPEVLDKVRTLKKLKDQGKTQALISIDGGINRQTSGQAVKAGVEVLVAGAAIFGAVNRKQEIKAIRAGQT, from the coding sequence ATGACCCTAATCGCAGCATCGCTGTTGTCGGCGGACTTTGCCGAACTTAAGAACGAGATCCGCTCGGTGGAACAGGGCGGGGCCGACTGGCTGCATCTGGACGTGATGGACGGGCACTTTGTGCCAAATCTGACCTTCGGACCTTTCATCGTGGAGGCCGTCAAAAGGGTCTCCCGGCTGCCGTTGGACGCCCACTTGATGATCACCGACCCCTTAAAGTACGCCCCGGAATTCGCCAGGGCTGGCGCCGATTACATCACGATTCACGCCGAAGTGATAGACGACCTTAGAGCCGCGGTGGGACAAATCAAAAAACTTAAGGTGAAGGTCGGTCTGTCGGCGAACCCCGAGACTCCGCTGGACAAGGTACTGCCGGTGATCGGCGAGATAGATCTTTTCTTAGTAATGAGCGTCCACCCCGGTTTCAGCGGGCAGAAGTTCATGCCCGAGGTTTTGGACAAAGTGCGGACACTCAAAAAGCTAAAGGACCAGGGAAAGACCCAGGCCCTGATCTCCATAGACGGGGGCATCAACCGGCAGACATCGGGACAGGCGGTTAAGGCCGGGGTTGAAGTGTTGGTGGCCGGAGCGGCCATCTTCGGGGCGGTTAACAGGAAGCAAGAGATCAAGGCCATACGGGCGGGCCAAACATAA
- a CDS encoding flavin reductase family protein has product MAVDPKAFSLISYGMYIVSSFGPGRLNGQIATTVFQVTSEPPMMAVSLNCQNYTNELIKGSQKFSVAVLSQEAPLTLIGTFGFKCGRQVDKFSGMKYEICSSGNPKLLEYSLANFDVEVTQTVELGSHTLFIGKVVESQILAEGHPMTYEYYHKIKGGKTQQNAPSYIKG; this is encoded by the coding sequence ATGGCAGTTGATCCCAAAGCTTTCAGCCTGATAAGCTACGGCATGTACATAGTCTCCAGCTTCGGCCCCGGCAGGCTGAACGGCCAGATAGCCACCACAGTCTTTCAGGTAACATCCGAGCCGCCGATGATGGCGGTCAGCCTGAACTGCCAGAACTACACCAACGAGTTGATAAAGGGTTCCCAGAAATTTTCCGTTGCAGTTCTGTCCCAGGAGGCCCCCCTGACCCTGATCGGCACCTTCGGTTTCAAGTGCGGCCGCCAGGTGGACAAGTTCAGCGGGATGAAATACGAGATCTGCTCCAGCGGCAACCCCAAACTGCTGGAATACAGCCTGGCCAATTTTGACGTCGAGGTTACCCAGACAGTGGAGCTGGGCAGCCATACGCTTTTCATCGGGAAAGTGGTGGAATCACAAATACTGGCCGAGGGGCATCCCATGACCTACGAATACTATCATAAAATAAAAGGCGGCAAGACCCAGCAAAACGCTCCTTCGTATATCAAGGGTTAG
- a CDS encoding rubredoxin yields MKKYTCTVCGYEYDPVAGDPDNGVKPGTTFENLPDDWVCSVCGADKDAFEAE; encoded by the coding sequence ATGAAAAAGTACACCTGCACAGTCTGCGGATATGAATATGACCCGGTGGCCGGCGATCCCGACAACGGGGTAAAACCCGGGACCACTTTCGAAAACCTTCCCGACGACTGGGTCTGCTCGGTGTGCGGGGCCGACAAGGATGCCTTTGAAGCCGAATAA
- the rsmB gene encoding 16S rRNA (cytosine(967)-C(5))-methyltransferase RsmB, whose protein sequence is MESREIALKVLSKADTDVSYYDQALKKYLDDSQLSLPDRALAHELTAGVLRHRMWLDWVLDQSLTKGMKSLTPWEQNILRLGLYQIAKLDRIPPFAAVNESVNLSKRYGRKSTIGLTNAVLRDIIRHQRHLKPIRSGDKTRDLSIEYSHPLWLVKRWLKELGEEETKSLLQANNRQARVIIRPNRLKTGVLELQEKLRSSGFKASANKYISTALEVENPAVLADDPLFGQGYFYFQDPSGQAVSLLAQAGPGNAVLDLCAAPGGKASAALERMKDSGLLLAVDLSEQKLSLIKENFTRLGLKSYSLICADAANFVSRKKFDLVLIDAPCSGLGALRRRLDIRWRIKEQDIVRLARLQFNILNNAAGLVKPGGAMVYSTCTLTPEENRGTIKKFLAKNPEFILDDAGQFISQELVKDGFFSSWPHLHGMDGAFAARLLKAKS, encoded by the coding sequence GTGGAATCAAGGGAAATAGCGCTGAAAGTGCTGTCCAAGGCTGACACCGACGTGTCCTATTACGATCAGGCCCTAAAAAAGTATTTGGATGATAGCCAGCTATCGCTGCCGGACCGGGCCCTGGCCCACGAGCTGACCGCCGGGGTGCTGCGCCACCGGATGTGGTTAGACTGGGTGCTGGATCAGTCGCTCACCAAAGGGATGAAGTCGCTGACCCCCTGGGAACAGAACATCCTGCGCCTGGGATTGTATCAGATCGCAAAACTGGACCGGATCCCGCCTTTTGCCGCGGTGAACGAAAGCGTGAACCTGTCAAAACGCTACGGCCGCAAAAGCACAATTGGCTTGACAAATGCGGTCTTACGGGATATAATTAGGCATCAAAGGCATTTAAAGCCAATACGTTCGGGTGATAAGACGCGGGATTTATCCATAGAATATTCTCATCCCCTCTGGTTAGTAAAACGCTGGCTTAAGGAACTGGGAGAAGAGGAAACCAAAAGCCTGTTACAGGCCAACAACCGGCAGGCCCGGGTCATTATCCGTCCGAACAGGCTGAAAACGGGGGTTTTGGAGCTACAGGAGAAACTACGATCATCGGGCTTCAAGGCCTCGGCCAATAAATACATCTCAACCGCCTTGGAAGTGGAAAACCCGGCGGTGCTGGCCGATGATCCGCTGTTTGGCCAGGGATATTTTTATTTTCAGGATCCTTCCGGCCAGGCGGTTTCTCTGCTGGCCCAGGCCGGGCCAGGAAATGCTGTCTTGGACCTGTGCGCCGCCCCGGGAGGCAAGGCCAGCGCGGCGCTGGAACGGATGAAAGATTCAGGGTTACTTCTGGCCGTGGACCTTTCGGAGCAGAAGCTTTCCCTGATAAAGGAGAATTTTACCCGGCTGGGATTGAAGTCATATTCCCTGATCTGCGCCGATGCCGCAAATTTTGTCAGCCGTAAAAAGTTCGATCTGGTACTGATAGACGCGCCCTGCAGCGGGCTGGGTGCGCTTAGGCGTCGGTTAGACATCAGGTGGAGGATCAAGGAGCAGGATATAGTCCGGCTGGCCCGGCTGCAGTTCAATATCCTCAACAATGCGGCCGGCTTGGTCAAACCCGGCGGGGCCATGGTCTACAGCACCTGCACTTTGACCCCGGAGGAGAACCGGGGAACAATCAAAAAATTTTTGGCCAAAAACCCGGAATTTATCCTTGACGATGCCGGACAATTCATTTCCCAGGAATTAGTGAAGGATGGGTTTTTCAGCAGCTGGCCCCATCTCCACGGCATGGACGGAGCCTTTGCCGCCCGGCTGCTGAAAGCTAAATCCTGA
- a CDS encoding PASTA domain-containing protein, whose amino-acid sequence MPIYEQSSSKKPVVAAIISGALSGLIMSVLFWGVIQPILDMSEVPDVTGKKVEIAKSILEGRGFRVYQEDAINDPTVPEGAVSKQDPVPGGKVRKGSTVKVWPNGGGSTVPSLQGMLLPQATVMLQQAGLKLGQVTMQPSDSVPKDAVISSNPPFNSKTQKDSPVDLLISAGAGEVAVPAVKGYGKSRAQELIKQTGLNLGSVRYIYDEEHDPGLVVRQDPQAGSKAAKGSNVSIWVTTDIEPEE is encoded by the coding sequence ATGCCTATTTACGAGCAGAGCAGCAGCAAAAAGCCGGTGGTAGCGGCCATCATTTCGGGCGCCCTCAGCGGACTTATTATGAGCGTGCTTTTTTGGGGCGTGATCCAGCCCATCCTGGACATGTCCGAGGTCCCGGATGTGACCGGCAAGAAAGTGGAGATCGCCAAGTCCATCTTAGAGGGCCGGGGATTCCGGGTCTACCAGGAGGATGCCATCAATGATCCCACCGTACCCGAAGGGGCGGTCAGCAAACAGGACCCGGTGCCGGGCGGCAAGGTGCGCAAGGGTTCCACCGTTAAGGTCTGGCCCAACGGCGGAGGTTCCACGGTGCCTTCGCTGCAGGGGATGCTCCTGCCCCAGGCCACGGTGATGCTTCAGCAGGCCGGATTGAAACTGGGACAGGTAACCATGCAGCCCTCGGACTCCGTTCCCAAAGATGCGGTGATCTCCAGCAACCCGCCTTTCAACAGCAAGACCCAGAAGGACAGTCCGGTGGATCTGTTAATCAGCGCCGGGGCCGGCGAGGTCGCGGTGCCGGCGGTGAAAGGTTATGGCAAAAGCCGGGCCCAGGAGCTGATCAAGCAGACCGGGCTTAACCTGGGCAGCGTCCGTTATATTTATGACGAAGAGCACGATCCGGGACTGGTGGTCAGGCAGGATCCCCAGGCTGGCTCCAAGGCGGCCAAGGGCTCCAACGTCAGCATCTGGGTGACCACCGACATCGAACCCGAAGAATAA
- a CDS encoding DUF116 domain-containing protein — MSNDKKIFLSLSLLSLLLLAGAVAALFWLVVPRLQQLGGWLFYVAVIAAVLFLLVVSGGLFLLFLSAITEKDFLFPHGKKQVTVKVLYPINLMLGYLLGIGREKIGESFVAFNNALVRASRKRLDPARILILLPHCLQLADCPHRVTSDIKNCQRCGKCPLAGLAGIAGETGAQISVATGGTLARRVIVETRPTAILAVACERDMVSGIHDVYPIPVYGILNQRPHGPCRNTQVGMDQVVQGLSVLLGREAKWNQGK; from the coding sequence ATGTCCAACGATAAAAAAATATTCTTAAGCCTTTCGCTGTTAAGCCTGCTGCTGCTGGCCGGGGCGGTGGCTGCCCTGTTCTGGTTAGTGGTGCCCAGGCTGCAGCAGCTGGGCGGTTGGCTGTTCTACGTTGCGGTCATTGCCGCAGTGCTGTTCCTGCTGGTGGTAAGCGGGGGGCTGTTCCTGCTATTCCTGTCGGCCATCACCGAGAAGGACTTTCTGTTCCCCCACGGCAAGAAACAGGTTACGGTCAAGGTGCTGTATCCCATCAACCTAATGCTGGGATATCTGCTGGGGATCGGCCGGGAGAAGATCGGGGAATCGTTCGTAGCCTTCAACAATGCCCTGGTGCGGGCTTCCCGCAAGCGGCTGGATCCGGCCCGGATCCTGATCCTGCTGCCGCATTGCCTGCAGCTGGCCGACTGCCCCCACCGGGTAACGTCTGATATCAAGAACTGCCAGCGCTGCGGGAAATGCCCCCTGGCCGGTCTGGCCGGAATCGCCGGGGAGACCGGAGCGCAGATCTCGGTGGCCACCGGAGGCACCCTGGCCCGCCGGGTGATCGTGGAAACCAGGCCCACCGCCATTCTGGCCGTGGCCTGCGAACGGGACATGGTCTCGGGCATCCACGACGTCTATCCCATCCCGGTCTACGGCATCTTGAACCAGCGGCCGCACGGCCCCTGCCGCAATACCCAAGTGGGTATGGATCAGGTGGTCCAAGGGCTTTCGGTGCTGCTGGGACGGGAGGCAAAGTGGAATCAAGGGAAATAG
- a CDS encoding methionyl-tRNA formyltransferase — translation MRIVFIGTPAFAVPTLEAIHQKGHEILAVFAQPDRPSGRGRSIAFSPVKQRALELNLPVCQPATLKTLPTHSGEGHASHTQGGPIQTISNLKPDVLVVVAYGLLLPQNILDIPKHGAVNLHPSLLPKYRGAAPINYALLKGDKVTGITSVLMNSKMDAGDIILQEEAPIEADENAGELESRLAKLGADLIVRSLEVMKAGRPEFRKQDESLVTFAPKLSPADGQIDWKRTSAEIQNQVRGMTPKPGAFAMFKEKRLEILETRPENGKRKTENESLPGRIVSVGKDKGPVIKTGDGAVILLKVKPQGKKEMSGRAFVNGYRIAPGQSLGQ, via the coding sequence ATGCGGATAGTTTTCATAGGCACTCCGGCCTTCGCCGTTCCCACCCTGGAGGCCATTCATCAAAAGGGACACGAGATCCTGGCGGTCTTTGCCCAGCCGGATCGTCCCTCGGGCCGGGGCCGTAGCATTGCCTTTTCCCCGGTCAAACAAAGGGCTCTGGAACTCAATCTGCCGGTTTGCCAACCGGCGACATTAAAAACACTTCCAACCCATTCGGGCGAAGGACATGCCAGCCATACTCAGGGCGGGCCGATTCAAACTATTTCAAACCTCAAGCCCGATGTCTTGGTAGTCGTAGCCTATGGACTGCTGCTTCCCCAAAACATTCTGGATATACCGAAACACGGCGCGGTAAACCTGCACCCTTCGCTGTTGCCAAAATACCGGGGGGCGGCGCCCATCAACTATGCCTTGCTTAAAGGCGATAAGGTGACCGGGATCACCAGCGTCCTGATGAACAGCAAAATGGATGCCGGGGACATCATCCTGCAGGAGGAAGCGCCTATCGAAGCCGATGAGAACGCCGGGGAACTGGAGTCCAGGCTGGCTAAGCTGGGAGCGGATCTCATTGTCCGAAGCTTGGAAGTTATGAAAGCGGGGAGGCCAGAATTTAGAAAGCAGGATGAGTCTCTGGTCACCTTCGCCCCTAAGCTTTCCCCGGCCGACGGGCAAATTGACTGGAAACGCACATCCGCAGAGATCCAAAACCAGGTGCGCGGAATGACGCCCAAACCCGGGGCCTTTGCCATGTTCAAAGAGAAAAGGCTGGAGATACTGGAAACACGCCCGGAAAACGGAAAACGGAAAACGGAAAACGAATCTTTGCCGGGCAGGATAGTGTCGGTTGGAAAAGACAAGGGGCCGGTGATTAAAACCGGCGACGGGGCTGTGATCTTGCTGAAAGTCAAGCCCCAGGGTAAAAAGGAAATGAGCGGCAGGGCTTTCGTCAACGGCTACCGGATCGCTCCGGGACAGTCTCTGGGCCAATAG
- a CDS encoding PASTA domain-containing protein, producing the protein MAGIFKTYPKFWRTVLILAAVFLFGFLLSNFVMMPWVARRGAVVEMPDLKGLTFDQAKEFLSQKGLEIMLAGWQYDPGIPDSSVSLQEPEPKMMVKIGRKVKVVLSRGTEKITVPYLVGLSSVRAINLLDRSGLKVDGIDSLASDSVALGCVVCSNPPAGAQLTKESGVKLTLSSGPTEGKMLMPDLMGKKLAEVQGSLVAQGLVIGQIKYLPGQSAEPGTVIMQAPQPGFVIKSGDTVNMAVSAN; encoded by the coding sequence ATGGCCGGCATTTTCAAAACATATCCCAAATTCTGGCGGACCGTCCTGATCCTGGCCGCGGTATTCCTGTTTGGGTTTTTGCTGAGCAACTTTGTGATGATGCCCTGGGTGGCGCGGCGGGGAGCGGTGGTGGAGATGCCCGACCTAAAAGGTCTGACCTTCGACCAGGCCAAAGAATTTCTTTCCCAAAAGGGCCTGGAAATAATGCTAGCCGGATGGCAATACGACCCCGGCATCCCCGACAGTTCGGTGTCCCTGCAGGAGCCGGAACCCAAGATGATGGTCAAGATCGGGCGCAAGGTAAAGGTGGTCTTAAGCCGGGGCACCGAAAAGATCACGGTGCCTTATCTGGTGGGGCTTTCCTCGGTCCGGGCCATAAATCTATTGGACCGGAGCGGGCTTAAAGTGGACGGCATCGACAGCCTGGCCAGCGACTCGGTGGCTTTGGGCTGCGTGGTCTGTTCCAATCCGCCGGCCGGCGCCCAGCTGACCAAAGAGAGCGGGGTAAAACTTACCTTAAGCAGCGGCCCCACCGAAGGCAAGATGCTGATGCCGGACCTGATGGGCAAGAAACTGGCCGAGGTCCAGGGTTCGCTGGTGGCCCAGGGCTTGGTGATTGGCCAGATCAAGTACCTGCCGGGCCAGTCGGCCGAGCCAGGCACTGTAATCATGCAGGCTCCCCAGCCGGGCTTTGTGATCAAGAGCGGGGACACGGTAAACATGGCGGTGAGCGCCAACTGA